One segment of Bradyrhizobium sp. CB2312 DNA contains the following:
- a CDS encoding Flp family type IVb pilin, with the protein MKSMVLKFWSDESGATAIEYGLIAAGIALAIITVVNSLGTTMNEKFGSISSSLK; encoded by the coding sequence TTGAAGTCCATGGTTTTGAAGTTCTGGTCCGATGAATCGGGTGCGACCGCGATCGAATACGGCCTGATTGCGGCCGGTATCGCGCTGGCGATCATCACCGTGGTGAACAGCCTAGGCACCACGATGAACGAGAAGTTCGGTTCGATTAGCAGCTCCTTGAAGTAA
- a CDS encoding NAD(P)/FAD-dependent oxidoreductase, giving the protein MTETDVVIIGAGHNGLTCAAYLAMAGLRVRVVERRKVVGGAAVTEEFHPGFRNSVAAYTVSLLNPQVIRDLGLAEQGLRIVERRAQNFLPAPDGSYLLTGEGRTKDSVARLSAHDAEALDGFSRELEDIADVLRQFVLRAPPNLLDGFGPNAIREAVNALQSANILRGLTLEQSRSLLDLFTRSAGEMLDERFEHDLVKALFGLDAIVGNYASPYAAGSAYVMLHHAFGEVNGKKGVWGHAVGGMGAITQAMARAAQSRGVVIDLDAGVREVIVERDRAVGVVLENGTAIRAKYVAANVNPKLLYTRLIAADALPAEFLARIRHWKNGSGTFRMNVALDRLPSFTALPGDGDHLTSGIIIAPSLPYMDRAYLDARAQGWSRSPVVEMLIPSTLDDTLAPEAKHVASLFCQHVAPELPDGKSWDDHRDEVADLMIATVDNYAPGFAASVLGRQILSPLDLERQFGLLGGDIFHGALTLNQLFSARPMLGHADYRGPLKGLYHCGSGAHPGGGVTGAPGHNAAQAILRDHRSLFGNRG; this is encoded by the coding sequence ATGACCGAAACCGACGTCGTCATCATCGGCGCTGGCCATAACGGCCTCACCTGCGCGGCCTATCTCGCGATGGCGGGCCTGCGCGTGCGCGTGGTCGAGCGCCGCAAGGTGGTCGGCGGGGCCGCTGTGACCGAAGAGTTTCATCCGGGTTTCCGCAATTCGGTCGCGGCCTACACGGTGAGCCTGCTGAATCCGCAGGTGATCCGCGACTTGGGCCTCGCCGAGCAGGGCCTGCGAATCGTCGAGCGGCGCGCGCAGAATTTCCTGCCCGCGCCTGATGGCAGCTATCTCCTCACTGGCGAGGGACGGACGAAGGACTCCGTTGCCCGACTCAGTGCGCATGATGCGGAGGCGCTCGACGGGTTTTCGCGCGAGCTGGAGGACATCGCCGACGTGCTCAGGCAATTCGTGCTGCGCGCGCCGCCGAACCTGCTCGATGGGTTCGGCCCGAACGCGATCCGTGAGGCCGTGAACGCATTGCAGAGCGCCAACATCCTGCGCGGCCTCACATTGGAACAGAGCCGCAGCCTGCTCGACCTCTTCACCCGCTCGGCCGGCGAGATGCTGGACGAGCGCTTCGAGCACGATCTGGTCAAGGCGCTGTTCGGCTTAGACGCCATCGTCGGCAATTACGCCAGCCCCTACGCCGCCGGCTCGGCCTATGTGATGCTGCACCACGCCTTTGGCGAGGTGAACGGCAAGAAGGGCGTCTGGGGCCACGCCGTCGGCGGCATGGGTGCGATCACGCAGGCGATGGCGCGCGCCGCGCAGAGCCGCGGTGTCGTGATCGATCTTGATGCCGGCGTGCGCGAGGTGATCGTCGAGCGCGATCGCGCCGTCGGCGTGGTGCTGGAGAACGGCACCGCCATTCGCGCGAAATACGTCGCGGCCAACGTCAATCCAAAGCTGCTCTACACGCGCCTGATCGCGGCCGATGCCCTGCCGGCGGAATTCCTCGCCCGTATCAGGCATTGGAAGAACGGCTCCGGCACCTTCCGCATGAATGTCGCGCTGGACCGCCTGCCCTCCTTCACGGCGCTGCCGGGCGATGGCGATCACCTCACCTCCGGCATCATCATCGCGCCGAGCCTTCCCTACATGGACCGCGCGTATCTCGATGCGCGCGCGCAGGGCTGGAGCAGGTCACCCGTCGTCGAGATGCTGATCCCCTCGACGCTCGACGACACGCTCGCGCCGGAAGCCAAGCACGTCGCCAGCCTGTTCTGTCAACACGTCGCGCCGGAGCTGCCCGACGGAAAGTCGTGGGACGACCATCGCGACGAGGTCGCCGATCTCATGATCGCGACGGTGGACAACTATGCGCCGGGCTTTGCGGCAAGCGTGCTCGGCCGCCAGATCCTGTCGCCGCTCGACCTCGAACGGCAGTTCGGCCTCCTCGGCGGCGACATCTTCCACGGCGCGCTGACCTTGAACCAGCTGTTCTCGGCACGACCGATGCTGGGCCATGCCGATTATCGCGGGCCCCTCAAGGGGCTCTATCATTGCGGCTCCGGCGCCCATCCCGGCGGCGGCGTCACCGGGGCCCCCGGCCACAACGCCGCGCAGGCGATCCTGCGGGATCACCGCTCCCTGTTCGGAAACCGTGGATAG
- a CDS encoding aminopeptidase P family protein, translating to MFEAHFQTFEEPEAGVALTARLAALREELARRKLAGFVVPRADQQQNEYVPPSEERLAWLTGFTGSAGLAVVLTHEAAVFVDGRYTIQAAKQVDAKAWAVESLVDPPPESWVSAHLKAGDRLGFDPWLHTSSAAERLAAACAKAGAELVAVDSNPVDAIWQDRPQPPLAPVAVHGLQYAGIAEAAKIAQIRSEIGKLGVDALVLSDSHAVAWTFNIRGADVAHTPLPLSYALVPKDGRPTIFIDHRKLSNLTRDHLEQSADVRDPDAMAPTLMALAKSGAAIALDNATAADALSRLIAGAGGKPVRGSDPIALLKAVKNATEITGTKTAHVRDAVALARFLAWIDREAGSGKLTEIDAVEALETFRRDTGALKDVSFPTISGTGPNGAIVHYRVTRKSNRRIAPGDLLLIDSGAQYEDGTTDVTRTMAVGEPTEEMRDRFTRVLRGHIAIARAVFPDGTTGAQLDTLARQYLWSAGVDFEHGTGHGVGSYLSVHEGPARISKLGTMPLKRGMILSNEPGYYKTDGFGIRIENLELVVAAEIKGAEKPMNAFETLTLAPIDRRLIDVAMLSRDELDWLNAYHARVRAEVRPALDEATKAWLDQATAELKA from the coding sequence ATGTTCGAAGCGCACTTCCAGACATTCGAGGAGCCCGAGGCCGGCGTCGCATTGACGGCGCGCCTGGCCGCGCTCCGTGAAGAGCTCGCCCGCCGCAAGCTGGCCGGCTTCGTCGTTCCGCGGGCCGACCAGCAGCAGAACGAATATGTTCCCCCGTCGGAGGAGCGCCTCGCCTGGCTGACCGGCTTCACCGGCTCGGCGGGATTGGCGGTGGTGCTAACGCACGAAGCCGCCGTGTTCGTCGACGGCCGCTACACCATCCAGGCCGCCAAGCAGGTCGACGCCAAGGCCTGGGCGGTGGAGTCTCTGGTCGATCCGCCGCCGGAAAGCTGGGTGTCGGCGCATCTGAAGGCGGGCGATCGCCTAGGATTTGATCCGTGGCTGCACACTTCTTCGGCAGCCGAGCGTCTCGCGGCTGCCTGCGCCAAGGCCGGCGCCGAGCTGGTCGCCGTCGACAGCAATCCGGTCGATGCGATCTGGCAGGACCGGCCGCAGCCGCCGCTCGCCCCGGTCGCCGTCCACGGCCTGCAATATGCGGGGATCGCCGAGGCCGCGAAGATCGCGCAGATCAGGAGCGAGATCGGAAAGCTCGGCGTCGATGCGCTGGTGCTGTCCGACAGCCATGCCGTGGCCTGGACCTTCAACATCCGCGGCGCCGACGTTGCCCATACGCCGCTGCCGCTGTCCTATGCGCTGGTGCCGAAGGACGGCCGTCCCACCATCTTCATCGACCATCGCAAGCTCTCCAACCTGACGCGCGACCATCTCGAGCAGTCCGCCGACGTGCGCGACCCCGACGCGATGGCGCCGACGCTGATGGCGCTGGCGAAGAGCGGCGCGGCTATCGCGCTCGACAATGCCACCGCAGCCGACGCGCTGAGCCGGCTGATCGCGGGCGCCGGCGGCAAGCCGGTGCGCGGCAGCGATCCGATCGCACTGCTCAAGGCGGTCAAGAACGCGACCGAGATCACCGGCACGAAGACGGCCCATGTCCGCGACGCCGTGGCCCTGGCACGTTTCCTCGCATGGATCGACCGCGAGGCGGGAAGCGGCAAGCTCACCGAGATCGACGCGGTCGAGGCGCTCGAGACGTTCCGACGCGACACCGGCGCGCTCAAGGACGTCTCGTTCCCGACCATCTCCGGCACTGGCCCGAACGGCGCCATCGTGCATTACCGCGTCACCCGCAAGAGCAACCGGCGCATCGCGCCCGGCGATCTTCTGCTGATCGATTCCGGCGCGCAATATGAAGACGGCACCACCGACGTCACGCGCACCATGGCGGTGGGCGAGCCGACGGAAGAGATGCGCGACCGCTTCACCCGCGTGCTGCGCGGCCATATCGCGATCGCGCGCGCAGTGTTTCCCGACGGCACCACCGGCGCGCAGCTCGACACGCTGGCGCGGCAATATCTCTGGTCCGCCGGCGTCGATTTCGAGCACGGCACCGGCCACGGCGTCGGCAGCTATCTCAGTGTGCATGAAGGGCCGGCGCGCATCTCCAAGCTCGGCACCATGCCGCTGAAGCGCGGCATGATCCTCTCCAACGAGCCCGGCTACTACAAGACCGACGGCTTCGGCATCCGCATCGAGAACCTCGAGCTCGTCGTCGCCGCCGAGATCAAGGGCGCCGAGAAGCCGATGAACGCGTTCGAGACGCTGACGCTGGCGCCGATCGACCGGCGGCTGATCGATGTGGCGATGCTGAGCCGTGACGAGCTCGACTGGCTCAACGCCTATCATGCGCGCGTGCGGGCCGAGGTGCGGCCGGCGCTGGACGAGGCGACGAAGGCGTGGCTCGACCAGGCGACGGCCGAGCTGAAGGCGTAA
- the ligA gene encoding NAD-dependent DNA ligase LigA, translating to MARAAKSKARPLRDVTELTKAQAKVEHMRLALELEEHDRRYYQEDAPSVTDAEYDALRQRFNAIEKRFPEFVSADSPSQKVGAAPSGRFRKVRHSLPMLSLDNAFAEEDVRDFVGRIVRFLKLDDGKVDFSAEPKIDGLSMSLRYEGGELVTAATRGDGAEGEDVTANIRTLEDVPQKLKGRNVPDICEVRGEVYMTKKAFLALNERQKAAGDTIFANPRNSAAGSLRQKDPTITASRPLGFFAYAWGEMSAMPEGTQSGMIGWFERCGFKTNPLTKLCHSVEELLAFHHSIEEQRARLDYDIDGVVYKVDRIDWQERLGFVSRTPRWGIAHKFPAERAMTVLRDIEIQVGRTGSFTPVGKLEPVGVGGVIVQNVTLHNEDYIKGIGNKGEVLREGRDIRIGDTVVIQRAGDVIPQVVDVVLDKRPKTAKEFHFPKKCPCPLHTDVTREETAAGEEGSRARCTGEFACPYQKIEHLKLFVSRRAFDIDGLGEKQLQYFFDEGWVKEPADIFTLEKRNSKLKLEDIEGYGATSVRNLFGAIESRRKIALERFVYALGMRHVGETTALALARGYGSWDAFHDACLKVAKGDEEAMADMDALDQIGDTVIKSIADYFGESHNRGIVERLTKEVEIVDAEKPKSNSAVAGKTVVFTGSLEKMTRDEAKATAERLGAKVSGSVSKKTDLVVAGPGAGSKLAEANKHGVKVLTEDEWLKLIGE from the coding sequence ATGGCAAGAGCAGCAAAATCCAAGGCAAGGCCGCTTCGCGACGTCACCGAGCTCACCAAGGCCCAGGCCAAGGTCGAGCACATGCGGCTCGCGCTCGAGCTCGAAGAGCACGACCGCCGCTATTATCAAGAGGACGCGCCTAGCGTCACCGACGCCGAATACGACGCGCTGCGCCAGCGCTTCAACGCGATCGAGAAGCGCTTTCCGGAATTCGTCAGCGCGGACTCGCCCTCGCAGAAGGTCGGCGCCGCGCCATCGGGGCGCTTCAGGAAGGTGCGTCACTCCCTTCCCATGCTGTCGCTCGACAACGCCTTTGCCGAAGAGGATGTGCGCGACTTCGTCGGCCGCATCGTGCGCTTCCTGAAGCTCGACGACGGCAAGGTCGATTTCTCCGCCGAGCCGAAGATCGACGGCCTCTCGATGTCGCTGCGCTATGAGGGCGGCGAGCTCGTCACCGCGGCGACGCGCGGCGACGGCGCGGAAGGCGAGGACGTCACCGCCAACATCCGCACCCTCGAAGACGTGCCGCAGAAGCTGAAGGGCCGCAACGTCCCCGACATCTGCGAGGTGCGCGGCGAGGTCTACATGACCAAGAAGGCCTTCCTCGCGCTCAACGAGCGGCAGAAGGCCGCCGGCGATACCATCTTCGCCAATCCGCGCAATTCGGCCGCGGGCTCGCTGCGCCAGAAGGACCCGACCATCACCGCCTCGCGCCCCCTCGGCTTCTTCGCCTATGCCTGGGGCGAGATGAGCGCGATGCCCGAGGGTACGCAGAGCGGCATGATCGGCTGGTTCGAACGTTGCGGTTTCAAGACCAATCCGTTGACCAAGCTATGTCACTCGGTCGAGGAGCTGCTCGCCTTCCATCATTCGATCGAGGAGCAGCGCGCGCGGCTCGACTACGACATCGATGGCGTCGTCTACAAGGTCGATCGCATCGACTGGCAGGAGCGCCTCGGCTTCGTCTCGCGCACGCCGCGCTGGGGCATCGCGCACAAATTCCCGGCCGAGCGCGCCATGACGGTGCTGCGCGACATCGAGATCCAGGTCGGCCGCACCGGCTCGTTCACGCCGGTCGGCAAGCTCGAGCCGGTCGGCGTCGGCGGCGTGATAGTGCAGAACGTCACGCTGCACAACGAGGACTACATCAAGGGCATCGGCAACAAGGGCGAGGTGCTGCGCGAGGGCCGCGACATCCGGATCGGCGACACCGTCGTGATCCAGCGCGCCGGCGACGTCATTCCGCAGGTGGTCGACGTCGTTCTCGACAAGCGGCCCAAGACCGCCAAGGAATTCCACTTCCCCAAGAAGTGCCCGTGTCCGTTGCACACCGACGTCACGCGCGAGGAGACCGCGGCGGGCGAAGAAGGCTCGCGGGCGCGCTGCACCGGCGAGTTCGCCTGCCCCTATCAGAAGATCGAGCATCTCAAGCTGTTCGTCTCGCGCCGGGCCTTCGACATCGATGGTCTCGGCGAGAAGCAGCTCCAGTATTTCTTCGATGAAGGATGGGTGAAGGAGCCCGCCGACATCTTCACGCTGGAGAAGCGCAATTCCAAGCTGAAGCTCGAGGACATCGAAGGCTACGGCGCGACCTCGGTGCGTAATCTGTTCGGCGCGATCGAGAGCCGGCGCAAAATCGCGCTGGAGCGTTTCGTCTATGCGCTCGGCATGCGCCATGTCGGTGAGACCACCGCGCTGGCGCTGGCGCGTGGCTACGGCTCCTGGGATGCCTTCCACGATGCCTGCCTCAAGGTCGCCAAGGGCGACGAGGAGGCGATGGCGGACATGGACGCGCTCGACCAGATCGGCGACACCGTGATCAAGAGCATCGCCGATTATTTCGGCGAAAGCCACAACCGCGGCATCGTCGAGCGGCTGACCAAAGAGGTCGAGATCGTCGACGCCGAGAAGCCGAAGAGCAACTCGGCGGTGGCCGGCAAGACGGTGGTCTTCACCGGCTCGCTGGAGAAGATGACGCGCGACGAGGCCAAGGCGACCGCGGAACGCCTGGGCGCAAAGGTCTCGGGCTCGGTGTCGAAGAAGACCGATCTCGTCGTCGCCGGCCCCGGCGCCGGCTCGAAGCTCGCGGAGGCCAACAAGCACGGCGTCAAGGTGCTGACCGAGGACGAGTGGCTGAAGCTGATCGGGGAGTGA
- a CDS encoding fused MFS/spermidine synthase, protein MDSIVQPAATEQPSSSRNRLLLTVYTAAIFVSALLLFSVQPLFTKMVLPRLGGSPAVWSVAMVFFQSLLLAGYAYAHLLMQVRNRIVPVVVHLVLLVAAFATLPLGIASAYGEPPASGYAFWLLGLFVVSIGLPFFALAANNPLLQAWFVRTGHPAGHDPYFLYASSNIGSFLALLSYPFLLEPMFTLHTQNRFWTGGYGLLILLIGGCGVLLLRSPNLPVVDAQTEEINAPAPGLLTRLRWIFLAAVPSGLLIAVTAHISTDVAAAPLLWVLPLSLYLLTWVVVFQSRPLLPHKWMLMLQPVAIAGVVVLLAFGGEQNLLLTLGGHQLCFFVIAMACHGELARTRPAAKYLTGFYVALSFGGMVGGLFAGLVAPFTFSWIAEYPILVALAALCRPPVSERLAGVVKWYWLVLAALAVALVVPSTTTGNLSTWFEDHRVWVAGGVGVLAALLALTFNADRWKIFATVALALALIRVYPADEGRVTTVRSFFGVHKIVVTPGGYFHVLMHGTTIHGAERFLNNDGTPVAGRPEPITYYHKDGGIGQAVTAMRERKGGPLKVAAIGVGSGTLACAAQPGEDWKFFEIDQSMVDAARDPKNFRYISSCLPDLKPVIGDARLTFAKEPDGAYDLIIVDAYSSDAIPIHLATEEAMKIYKDKLAPHGAVVMHVSNRHLDLEPVVVGIADANDLRSWVYNEDSGRDSDYIFSTDVVISARDADDVGRIASSKQWEETEADDRVRVWTDDYSNILGALYRRIRDGE, encoded by the coding sequence ATGGATTCGATCGTGCAACCCGCCGCCACGGAGCAGCCGTCGTCGTCGCGCAACCGGCTGCTGCTGACGGTCTACACTGCCGCGATCTTCGTCAGCGCGCTGTTGCTGTTCTCGGTGCAGCCGCTGTTCACGAAGATGGTGCTGCCGCGGCTCGGCGGCTCGCCGGCGGTGTGGTCGGTGGCGATGGTGTTCTTCCAGTCGCTGCTGCTCGCCGGCTATGCCTACGCGCATCTGTTGATGCAGGTCAGGAACCGCATCGTTCCGGTGGTGGTGCATCTGGTGCTGCTGGTCGCGGCCTTCGCCACCCTGCCGCTCGGCATCGCCTCTGCCTATGGCGAGCCGCCGGCGTCGGGCTACGCATTCTGGCTGCTCGGCCTGTTCGTGGTCTCGATCGGCCTGCCGTTCTTCGCGCTCGCCGCCAACAACCCGCTGCTGCAAGCCTGGTTCGTCCGCACCGGCCATCCCGCCGGCCACGATCCCTATTTCCTCTATGCTTCCTCCAATATCGGCAGCTTCCTCGCGCTGTTGTCCTATCCGTTCCTGCTGGAGCCGATGTTCACGCTGCACACGCAGAACCGGTTCTGGACCGGCGGCTACGGCCTCTTGATCCTCCTGATTGGCGGCTGCGGCGTGCTGCTGCTGCGCTCGCCGAACCTGCCCGTGGTCGATGCGCAAACCGAGGAGATCAATGCGCCGGCGCCGGGTCTCCTGACCCGGCTGCGCTGGATCTTCCTCGCCGCGGTGCCGTCCGGCCTGCTCATCGCCGTCACCGCACACATCTCGACCGACGTCGCGGCGGCGCCGCTTTTGTGGGTGCTGCCGCTCTCGCTGTATCTGCTCACCTGGGTGGTGGTGTTCCAGTCGCGGCCGCTGTTGCCGCACAAATGGATGCTGATGCTCCAGCCGGTCGCGATCGCCGGCGTCGTCGTCCTTTTGGCTTTCGGCGGCGAGCAGAACCTGCTGCTGACGCTCGGCGGTCACCAGCTCTGCTTCTTCGTCATCGCGATGGCCTGCCATGGCGAGCTGGCGCGGACCCGGCCGGCCGCCAAATATCTCACCGGCTTCTATGTCGCGCTGTCGTTCGGCGGCATGGTCGGCGGGCTCTTTGCCGGCCTCGTTGCTCCCTTCACCTTCTCGTGGATCGCCGAATATCCGATCCTGGTCGCGCTTGCCGCGCTGTGCCGGCCGCCCGTCAGCGAGCGTCTCGCCGGTGTCGTCAAATGGTACTGGCTGGTGCTTGCCGCGCTCGCGGTGGCGCTGGTTGTGCCGTCCACCACCACCGGCAATCTGTCGACCTGGTTCGAGGATCACCGCGTCTGGGTCGCCGGCGGCGTCGGTGTGCTTGCCGCCCTGTTGGCGCTGACATTCAATGCGGACCGCTGGAAGATTTTTGCGACCGTCGCGCTGGCGCTGGCCTTGATCCGCGTCTATCCCGCCGACGAGGGTCGCGTCACGACGGTGCGCAGCTTCTTCGGCGTGCACAAGATCGTGGTGACGCCCGGCGGCTATTTCCACGTGCTGATGCACGGGACCACCATCCACGGCGCCGAGCGCTTCCTCAACAATGACGGCACGCCGGTTGCCGGTCGGCCGGAGCCGATCACCTATTATCACAAGGACGGCGGCATCGGTCAGGCCGTCACCGCGATGCGCGAGCGCAAGGGCGGCCCGCTGAAGGTCGCCGCAATCGGCGTCGGCTCGGGCACGCTCGCCTGCGCCGCCCAACCCGGCGAGGACTGGAAGTTCTTCGAGATCGACCAGTCCATGGTGGATGCGGCGCGCGATCCGAAGAATTTTCGTTACATCTCGAGCTGCCTGCCCGACCTGAAGCCGGTGATCGGGGATGCGCGTCTCACCTTCGCGAAAGAGCCCGACGGCGCCTACGACCTCATCATCGTCGATGCCTATTCGTCGGACGCGATCCCGATTCACCTGGCAACCGAAGAGGCGATGAAGATCTACAAGGACAAGCTCGCCCCGCACGGCGCCGTCGTGATGCACGTCTCCAACCGGCATCTCGATCTGGAGCCCGTCGTGGTCGGCATCGCCGACGCCAACGACTTGAGGAGCTGGGTCTACAACGAGGATTCGGGCCGCGATTCCGACTACATCTTCTCCACCGACGTCGTCATTTCCGCGCGCGATGCGGACGACGTCGGCAGGATCGCATCCTCCAAGCAATGGGAGGAAACCGAAGCCGACGACAGGGTGCGGGTCTGGACCGACGATTATTCCAACATCTTGGGCGCGCTGTACCGGCGGATAAGGGACGGGGAGTGA
- a CDS encoding 50S ribosomal protein L11 methyltransferase, which produces MQPSPTHRASFSLADETSAKRVVDLLTEVFFEGDAAVAAFERPDGRWDVTLHFADAPDQELLRELVATSAGNEIAATLVFDTVEAKDWVKASLEDLVPVPAGRFVVHGSHDRDRVAPNKLKIEIEAALAFGTGHHGTTRGCLLLLDHVLKSSRPRSLLDLGTGTGVLAIAAAKALHRAVLASDIDPPSVRVAAENATLNEVGNQVRVIRATGFAAPDFARSGPFDLVLANILANPLRQLAGPMARHLAPGARVILSGLLTHQAPAVIAAYRARGLVPLRHLRIEGWSSLLLRKVR; this is translated from the coding sequence ATGCAGCCTTCACCCACCCACCGCGCCAGCTTTTCGCTTGCCGACGAGACCTCGGCAAAGCGCGTCGTCGATCTGCTGACTGAGGTGTTTTTCGAGGGCGATGCGGCGGTCGCGGCGTTCGAGCGGCCGGACGGACGATGGGACGTCACACTGCATTTCGCCGACGCGCCGGATCAGGAATTGTTGCGCGAACTCGTTGCAACTTCAGCCGGAAATGAGATCGCCGCGACTCTCGTCTTCGATACGGTCGAAGCCAAGGACTGGGTCAAGGCGAGCCTTGAAGATCTCGTCCCGGTGCCGGCCGGACGCTTCGTCGTGCACGGCAGCCACGACCGCGACCGCGTCGCGCCGAACAAGCTCAAGATCGAGATCGAGGCGGCGCTCGCCTTCGGCACCGGCCACCACGGCACCACCCGCGGCTGTTTACTGTTGCTTGACCATGTCCTGAAGAGTTCCCGGCCGCGGAGCCTGCTCGACCTCGGCACCGGGACCGGCGTGCTCGCCATCGCAGCGGCGAAGGCGCTGCATCGCGCGGTACTGGCCTCCGACATCGACCCGCCCTCGGTGCGGGTGGCGGCCGAGAACGCGACGCTGAACGAAGTCGGCAATCAGGTCCGGGTGATCCGCGCGACCGGCTTTGCCGCACCCGATTTTGCCAGATCCGGCCCGTTCGACCTGGTGCTGGCCAACATCCTTGCCAATCCGTTAAGGCAATTGGCCGGCCCGATGGCGCGGCACCTCGCGCCCGGCGCCCGCGTCATCCTCTCCGGCCTGCTCACGCACCAGGCTCCCGCCGTGATCGCCGCCTACCGCGCGCGCGGCCTCGTGCCGCTCAGGCATCTGCGGATCGAGGGGTGGAGCAGTTTGTTGCTGCGGAAGGTGAGGTGA
- a CDS encoding alpha/beta hydrolase: MKRGLAVFASAAALMAFTYFVAGKWAIHHTTIGMADILRGDRDVTVEVSVRRDREIQSMAEMIDLPVVILSHGNTVKHTEYSFLTNTFAARGYLVVSIQHDLSTDDPMVTKVDEEYVGRRSQYNRGIANILFTIDRLKQLYPNADYRHLTLVGHSNGGDISMYFAKLHPELVKKVVTLDNLRVPFVTDGRIKILSFRSKDPQFKPDPGVVPDDETCAKAGIQVVKTEFQHNDLSDRGSDQVKGFIEGALHDFLNELGEDDSPFNMPRLSKPRPTIDQLAAAVPDR; encoded by the coding sequence ATGAAGCGAGGCCTTGCCGTTTTCGCCTCAGCCGCGGCGCTGATGGCCTTCACCTATTTCGTTGCCGGCAAATGGGCGATCCACCACACCACCATTGGGATGGCCGACATCCTGCGCGGCGACCGCGACGTGACCGTCGAGGTCTCTGTCCGCCGCGACCGCGAGATCCAGTCGATGGCTGAAATGATCGACCTGCCGGTCGTCATCCTCAGCCACGGCAACACGGTCAAGCACACCGAGTATTCGTTCCTCACCAACACATTCGCCGCGCGCGGCTATCTGGTCGTGAGCATTCAGCACGATCTTTCGACCGACGATCCCATGGTGACCAAGGTCGACGAGGAATATGTCGGCCGCCGCTCGCAATACAATCGCGGCATCGCCAACATCCTGTTCACGATCGACCGCCTCAAGCAGCTCTACCCGAACGCGGACTACCGCCATCTGACCCTTGTCGGGCATTCGAACGGCGGCGACATCTCGATGTATTTCGCCAAGCTTCATCCGGAGTTGGTGAAGAAGGTCGTTACGCTGGACAATCTGCGCGTGCCCTTCGTCACCGACGGCAGGATCAAGATCTTGTCCTTCCGCTCGAAGGATCCGCAGTTCAAGCCCGATCCCGGCGTCGTCCCCGACGACGAGACCTGCGCCAAAGCGGGCATCCAGGTGGTGAAGACCGAATTCCAGCACAACGATCTCAGCGACCGCGGCTCGGACCAGGTGAAGGGCTTCATCGAAGGCGCGCTGCACGACTTCCTCAACGAGCTCGGCGAGGACGACAGCCCGTTCAACATGCCGCGCCTCAGCAAGCCGCGCCCGACCATCGACCAGCTGGCGGCTGCGGTGCCGGACCGTTGA